The Acropora palmata chromosome 3, jaAcrPala1.3, whole genome shotgun sequence nucleotide sequence AAACACAAGCTTGGAAGTAGACAACTTAATCAAATAGATCTTCAAAAAAATGTATATCACTAGTAAAGAAAATTACTGGAAAGCCGCTTAGCAACGCTATAAAACCAtagttatttaattttctaCATTACTACGCTGCGTTTCTTTTTCGTCGCCTAATACACTAATTAAGTATTCTGTAAATCAACTGTCATTTCGAGCGAAGTCCTCACATCGCTGACTGCATGTGGTAGTCTTCTTGTCTGTATAAACGCTGATAAATACCATTGCGTCTTGAAGTAACCTCACGCAACTCTACATCAACGTATCTCGTGGAATGTTTATGACAACAAATAACTCAGTTATTTAGGCGGCCATCTGAAGACGCATCTGATCTCTCAAAAACGTACTCATTCTCTCCATGAGCTGTTGTCGAATTAACAAACCAGCTCCCCCATTCAGAAAGGCCAAAAGCGCCACGTAATCTTCGATCGCCAAATTATCAACGATATCCCTCATTGCGTTGTATAGCAACTGTCTTTCGTGGGCATTCATTTCCTTTACGACTTGAGAAACGGGCTTGAAATCTCCAGCGTTTGCGTAAGCTAATACTCCACCGAGTGCTCCACCGACCAAGAGGCCCGCAGGGCCAGCGATCAGGCCTccaattgttgttgttacgcCAG carries:
- the LOC141877104 gene encoding protein C19orf12 homolog, yielding MPVSEVALQRVLAILADEDQLKVTVRASGYGGVVAGVTTTIGGLIAGPAGLLVGGALGGVLAYANAGDFKPVSQVVKEMNAHERQLLYNAMRDIVDNLAIEDYVALLAFLNGGAGLLIRQQLMERMSTFLRDQMRLQMAA